In a genomic window of Pedobacter sp. KBS0701:
- a CDS encoding glycosyl hydrolase, producing MQLYRFFSVLLLFTLTFSLAKSQKPVKNKSSWPVIEKQMKPWTRWWWMGNAVDEKNLNLVLKKYADAGLGGVEITPIYGAKGFEKQYLQFLSPKWIDILHYTVNKANTLGLGVDMNTGTGWPFGGPQIKPENAATKLITQQYTLKAGEKLTETIKIKEAKQDFAQLQALTAYGPNDEVLNLLAKVQADGSLNWSPVNGSWDIYAAFAGKTRQMVKRAAPGGEGFTLDHLDKNAVDVYLKRFSDAFGGKPQGVRSFFNDSYEVYGATWTPTFFQEFKKNRGYDLAAHIKELTGKDSTNADIARLKSDYRETMDELLLHNFTQNWTNWAHQLKSVTKNQSHGSPGNLLDLYGAVDIPETETFGSSYFPIPGLRRDAGDIRNVDPDPMMCKFASSAAHTGGKKLASSETFTWLTEHFKTSFSQCKPEAEQLFLAGINHIFYHGTTNSPTNVSWPGWLFYASVEMNPNNSLWPHVQGLNNYITRCQSILQSGKPDNELLIYWPIYDVWNKAKGLDMALKVHDVDEWLHPTAFYKLSKDLYKSGYSFDFASDRLLKQSTVNKALISTNAATAPYQVLIVPQCEMMSPETLDQMIKLASNGAKVIFQALPKDIPGLNNLEAKRTQLKTSLAKLIFTDVADGIKQVKVGAGIILLANDVQKALSAIGINRETLTDSGLKFIRRKTTSGKYYYLVNHTAKDIDTELSLNEEGQVLIMDPQSSNVGLAAVRDKKVRVQLKSGESLFLKVGQNGTTKIPWVYLSKAAYSINLNQPWNLHFTEGGPELPADQQLAKLVSWTTLKDPKLQAFSGTGVYTSSFNLSSKTAKAYVLNLNQVDESARVWINGQEVGILWSIPFQARVGKYLKAGHNTIKIEVVNLMANRIHDMDIKKIQWRNYHEINFVNINYKDFDASGWNVMPSGLIGPVSITAFN from the coding sequence ATGCAATTATATAGATTCTTTTCTGTTCTGCTGCTCTTCACATTAACTTTTAGTTTGGCTAAATCACAAAAGCCTGTTAAAAACAAAAGCAGTTGGCCTGTTATCGAAAAGCAGATGAAGCCCTGGACCCGCTGGTGGTGGATGGGAAATGCTGTAGACGAAAAGAATTTAAACCTGGTTTTAAAGAAATACGCAGATGCTGGTCTCGGTGGAGTAGAAATTACACCAATTTATGGTGCTAAAGGTTTTGAAAAACAATACCTCCAGTTTTTATCGCCAAAGTGGATAGATATATTGCACTATACGGTAAATAAAGCCAATACTTTGGGTTTAGGAGTAGATATGAATACAGGTACAGGCTGGCCATTTGGCGGTCCGCAGATTAAGCCTGAAAATGCCGCCACCAAACTGATTACCCAGCAATATACACTCAAAGCGGGAGAGAAGTTAACTGAAACCATTAAGATTAAAGAAGCCAAACAGGATTTCGCACAGTTGCAGGCTTTAACCGCTTATGGGCCAAATGATGAGGTGCTCAATCTGCTTGCTAAAGTTCAGGCCGATGGATCTTTAAATTGGTCGCCAGTTAATGGAAGCTGGGATATTTATGCTGCATTTGCAGGTAAAACCAGGCAGATGGTTAAACGTGCTGCACCTGGAGGGGAAGGTTTTACTTTAGATCACCTTGATAAAAATGCAGTTGATGTTTACCTGAAAAGATTTTCGGATGCTTTTGGAGGCAAACCACAAGGTGTCCGGTCGTTTTTTAACGATAGCTATGAAGTTTATGGTGCAACATGGACGCCAACTTTCTTTCAGGAATTTAAGAAAAACAGGGGTTACGACCTTGCAGCTCATATTAAAGAACTAACTGGTAAAGATTCTACAAACGCAGATATTGCGCGTTTAAAATCTGATTACCGCGAAACCATGGATGAACTTTTACTCCATAATTTTACACAAAACTGGACCAATTGGGCTCATCAGCTTAAATCGGTTACGAAAAACCAGTCGCATGGTTCGCCAGGCAATCTGCTAGATCTTTATGGAGCGGTTGATATTCCAGAAACGGAAACCTTTGGTTCTAGTTACTTCCCGATCCCGGGGCTTAGGCGCGATGCCGGAGATATCCGCAATGTAGATCCTGATCCAATGATGTGTAAGTTCGCCTCTTCTGCGGCCCATACAGGCGGTAAAAAACTGGCCTCTTCTGAAACGTTTACCTGGTTGACAGAGCATTTTAAAACATCATTTTCGCAATGTAAACCAGAAGCTGAGCAATTGTTTTTGGCGGGTATAAACCATATCTTTTATCACGGAACCACCAATTCACCTACAAATGTATCGTGGCCGGGATGGCTGTTTTACGCTTCTGTAGAAATGAACCCGAACAACAGTTTATGGCCACATGTACAAGGATTGAATAATTATATAACCCGTTGTCAATCTATTCTTCAATCAGGAAAGCCAGATAACGAACTATTAATTTATTGGCCAATTTATGATGTTTGGAACAAGGCTAAAGGTTTGGATATGGCTTTAAAAGTACATGATGTTGACGAGTGGTTACATCCAACGGCATTTTATAAATTATCAAAAGATCTTTATAAATCGGGTTATTCTTTTGATTTTGCATCCGATCGGTTATTAAAGCAATCAACGGTTAACAAAGCATTGATCAGTACTAACGCTGCCACTGCGCCATACCAGGTGTTAATTGTTCCGCAATGCGAAATGATGAGCCCGGAAACGCTGGATCAGATGATAAAACTGGCCAGTAATGGTGCGAAAGTCATTTTTCAGGCATTACCTAAAGATATTCCGGGTTTAAATAATCTGGAAGCAAAACGCACACAGCTGAAGACCAGCCTGGCTAAATTGATTTTTACGGATGTCGCAGATGGTATTAAACAGGTTAAGGTTGGCGCTGGAATAATTTTATTGGCTAACGATGTGCAAAAAGCATTAAGTGCAATCGGGATTAACAGAGAAACTTTAACCGATTCAGGCCTTAAGTTTATCAGGAGAAAGACAACAAGTGGCAAATATTATTATCTGGTTAACCACACCGCTAAAGATATCGATACCGAACTTTCCTTAAATGAAGAAGGACAGGTTTTAATCATGGATCCGCAAAGCTCGAATGTGGGTTTGGCGGCAGTAAGAGATAAAAAGGTTCGTGTACAGCTTAAATCGGGAGAGAGTCTGTTTTTAAAGGTCGGTCAGAATGGAACAACCAAAATCCCCTGGGTTTATTTAAGCAAAGCTGCGTATTCGATCAATCTTAACCAACCATGGAATTTACATTTTACTGAAGGCGGACCTGAGCTTCCTGCAGATCAGCAGTTAGCCAAACTGGTAAGCTGGACTACTTTAAAAGATCCTAAATTACAGGCCTTTTCTGGTACGGGTGTTTATACCTCGAGTTTTAATTTGAGTTCGAAAACGGCTAAAGCGTATGTTTTAAACCTGAACCAGGTAGATGAGAGTGCGCGTGTATGGATCAATGGACAAGAAGTAGGCATTTTATGGAGCATTCCTTTTCAGGCACGTGTGGGTAAATATTTAAAAGCAGGACATAATACCATAAAAATTGAAGTGGTTAATTTGATGGCGAACCGGATCCATGATATGGATATTAAAAAAATCCAGTGGCGGAATTACCACGAAATCAATTTCGTAAATATTAACTATAAGGATTTTGATGCTTCGGGCTGGAATGTAATGCCCTCAGGATTAATAGGTCCGGTAAGCATTACAGCTTTTAATTAA
- the rhaM gene encoding L-rhamnose mutarotase, translated as MKIAFKMKLKPGFKAEYKKRHDEIWPELSALLKENGISDYSIFLDEETNILFAVQQQNGSSSQDLGSTQIVQKWWAYMADIMETNADNSPKTFPLEMVFHLD; from the coding sequence ATGAAAATTGCATTCAAAATGAAGCTTAAGCCCGGTTTTAAAGCAGAATATAAAAAGCGCCATGATGAGATCTGGCCAGAGTTATCTGCTTTATTAAAGGAAAATGGGATCAGCGATTATTCTATTTTTTTAGATGAAGAAACCAATATACTTTTTGCCGTGCAACAACAAAATGGCAGTTCCTCGCAGGATTTAGGCAGTACCCAGATTGTGCAGAAATGGTGGGCCTACATGGCGGATATTATGGAAACCAATGCTGATAATTCTCCAAAAACATTTCCTTTAGAAATGGTTTTCCATTTAGATTAA
- a CDS encoding glycoside hydrolase family 88 protein produces MKKFIFSSALILIIFTQLLFAQKIPNKKEVLKVLKLTNAYFMNKWPDAGKSIMTNRERPSNIWTRALYYEGLMNLYKINPEKAYYDYAVQWGEKHNWGLRNGITTKNADDQACGQTYIDLYLIDKRPERIKDIKASIDLVIKSGKVNDWTWIDAIQMGMPVFAKLGKLYNDTTYYNYMYKMYVHSKNTGGGGLYNAKDGLWWRDKDFVPPYKEPNGEDCYWARGNGWVVAALVRVLEIIPENETHRNEYLKTYHEMIKALVPIQRADGFWNVSLHDATHFGGKETSGTALFVYGMAWGVNQGVLDKATYLPIITKAWNAMTKDAVQKNGFIGYMQGTGKEPKDGQPVSYTSVPDFEDYGLGCFLLAGTEVYKVKK; encoded by the coding sequence ATGAAGAAATTTATATTCAGCTCCGCTCTAATTCTCATCATATTTACACAGTTGCTTTTTGCACAAAAAATCCCCAATAAAAAGGAGGTTTTAAAAGTGTTAAAATTAACAAATGCTTATTTCATGAATAAGTGGCCAGATGCAGGGAAGTCGATCATGACCAACAGGGAGCGGCCAAGCAATATCTGGACGAGGGCTTTGTATTACGAAGGATTGATGAATCTTTATAAAATTAACCCTGAAAAAGCATATTACGATTATGCCGTTCAATGGGGCGAAAAACACAACTGGGGTTTAAGAAATGGTATTACTACAAAAAATGCTGATGACCAGGCCTGTGGACAAACTTATATCGATCTTTATCTGATTGATAAACGGCCCGAACGCATTAAAGATATTAAAGCTTCTATCGATCTGGTAATTAAATCGGGCAAGGTAAACGATTGGACCTGGATTGATGCGATCCAAATGGGGATGCCGGTTTTTGCTAAACTTGGTAAATTATACAACGATACCACCTACTACAATTACATGTACAAAATGTATGTGCATTCCAAAAATACTGGGGGTGGTGGTTTGTACAATGCTAAAGATGGTCTTTGGTGGCGCGATAAAGATTTTGTGCCTCCTTATAAAGAACCAAATGGCGAAGACTGTTACTGGGCCAGGGGAAATGGATGGGTTGTGGCTGCATTAGTGCGTGTTTTAGAAATTATCCCTGAAAATGAAACTCATCGCAACGAATATTTAAAAACCTATCACGAAATGATCAAAGCATTGGTTCCCATTCAGCGTGCCGATGGCTTCTGGAATGTAAGTTTACACGATGCGACGCATTTTGGTGGTAAGGAAACTTCAGGTACGGCATTGTTTGTATATGGTATGGCCTGGGGCGTAAATCAGGGTGTTTTAGATAAGGCTACATATCTGCCCATCATTACCAAAGCCTGGAACGCCATGACGAAAGATGCTGTTCAAAAAAATGGATTTATAGGCTATATGCAAGGAACTGGGAAAGAACCAAAAGACGGACAGCCTGTAAGTTATACCAGTGTACCTGATTTTGAAGATTATGGCCTGGGTTGTTTCTTATTGGCAGGAACCGAGGTTTACAAGGTTAAAAAGTAA